A single region of the Candidatus Omnitrophota bacterium genome encodes:
- a CDS encoding transcriptional repressor, with the protein MTVPRQLILDVLSKTSKHLSAEDVYLAVHRIYPGVGLTTVYRTLELLVQMGLVFKFDFGDRRARYELSDGPKGERHHHHLVCRKCGRVVDYTEFINEEAELLDKTEKVLSQKYNFKITNHLIQFYGLCSECGQS; encoded by the coding sequence ATGACAGTGCCAAGACAGTTAATATTGGACGTATTAAGTAAAACGTCTAAGCATTTAAGTGCTGAAGATGTATATCTGGCTGTTCATAGGATCTACCCCGGAGTGGGGCTTACGACTGTTTATCGCACCTTAGAACTACTGGTTCAGATGGGACTTGTTTTTAAGTTTGATTTTGGGGATCGGAGAGCGCGCTATGAATTATCAGATGGTCCTAAAGGCGAAAGGCATCATCACCATTTAGTATGCAGGAAATGCGGCAGGGTCGTTGACTATACAGAGTTTATTAATGAGGAAGCGGAGTTGCTTGACAAAACTGAAAAAGTCCTTTCTCAAAAGTATAATTTTAAAATTACAAATCATCTTATCCAATTTTATGGATTATGCAGTGAATGCGGCCAATCATAG